In Nitrosospira briensis C-128, a genomic segment contains:
- a CDS encoding DUF2325 domain-containing protein, with the protein MKQLKTTRTTRTTGSATLSVTAPMIAEAPRPDVILLACLHAVEDLSAHLLSGLRQAAVSGAGRANPHNADDSFARHLLALLEKKFDQVVKSFSFLGINRSTFFLQHTGLASTVRHGRASNKPLFLPAEDPITASKLAGNHQALLSRIDLLERKLADAEIPVPPETDWVPLVKVSAAPGTPAAPRASQHPGSASTAEPAGGCDSLDAKQAGAHAGFDLAGRRVLCVGGRAALYPEYHRMVEASGGRLLIYRRGPLYGGDHLPALLDHADLVVCPVDCVNHYTYFTVKRYCKYSGKPCVLLDRSGLPTFRKGVATLAALAAAPVGCDSPVQSTSIV; encoded by the coding sequence GTGAAGCAGCTAAAGACAACCAGGACAACCAGGACAACCGGTTCAGCGACCTTGAGCGTTACCGCCCCCATGATTGCAGAAGCACCCCGCCCCGACGTGATTCTACTTGCTTGCCTCCATGCCGTTGAAGACTTGAGCGCCCACTTGTTATCCGGCCTGCGGCAAGCAGCCGTTAGCGGGGCCGGCCGTGCCAATCCGCACAACGCCGATGATTCTTTTGCCCGTCATTTACTGGCATTGCTGGAAAAGAAATTCGATCAGGTCGTCAAGTCGTTTTCGTTTCTCGGGATCAATCGCAGCACCTTCTTTTTACAGCATACCGGACTCGCCAGTACCGTGCGCCACGGACGAGCTTCGAATAAGCCATTGTTTTTGCCGGCAGAGGACCCAATAACCGCATCGAAGCTGGCTGGCAATCACCAAGCATTGTTGTCACGCATCGATCTGCTTGAGCGCAAGCTAGCCGATGCGGAAATTCCGGTCCCACCAGAAACAGATTGGGTTCCGCTGGTCAAGGTCTCCGCCGCGCCTGGGACGCCTGCGGCCCCCAGGGCGTCACAGCATCCTGGCAGTGCATCTACCGCAGAACCGGCAGGGGGCTGCGATAGTCTTGATGCGAAACAAGCCGGCGCGCATGCTGGTTTCGATCTTGCAGGGCGTCGCGTCCTGTGCGTGGGTGGTCGCGCCGCACTCTACCCGGAATATCATCGCATGGTAGAGGCTTCAGGCGGCAGGTTACTCATCTATCGTAGAGGTCCGCTTTACGGCGGAGATCATCTTCCTGCGTTGCTCGACCATGCCGATCTAGTGGTTTGCCCGGTCGATTGCGTAAACCACTACACCTATTTTACTGTGAAGCGCTACTGTAAGTATTCGGGCAAGCCCTGCGTATTGCTCGACCGTTCAGGCTTGCCTACTTTTCGCAAAGGTGTGGCAACGCTGGCTGCATTAGCTGCGGCACCCGTCGGGTGCGACAGCCCTGTTCAATCCACTTCCATCGTTTAA
- a CDS encoding ferritin-like domain-containing protein, with translation MDFDKDKAIALLNKIMELELAGVVRYTHYSLMVYGYNRIPVVAWLKEQAEEGLLHAHKAGELVTLLGGYPSLSIGPLLETHHHDIGDILRESLANEKEACAAYYQLLEVTQGKSVLLEDYARGLIVEEEMHADQVNKMLRRTGRTGVYEAPQSGSQQP, from the coding sequence ATGGACTTCGATAAAGACAAGGCGATCGCATTGCTGAACAAGATCATGGAACTGGAACTCGCCGGGGTGGTACGTTACACGCACTATTCATTGATGGTCTATGGCTACAACCGCATTCCTGTCGTCGCATGGCTCAAGGAGCAGGCCGAGGAAGGATTGCTGCACGCGCATAAGGCCGGCGAACTTGTTACGCTGCTGGGCGGATATCCGTCACTTTCGATCGGGCCTCTGCTCGAGACACATCACCACGACATCGGCGATATCCTCAGGGAATCCCTGGCTAATGAAAAGGAGGCATGCGCCGCCTATTACCAGTTGCTGGAGGTGACACAGGGCAAATCGGTGCTATTGGAGGATTATGCAAGGGGCCTCATCGTCGAGGAAGAGATGCATGCGGATCAGGTCAACAAGATGCTGCGCAGAACCGGCAGAACCGGGGTTTATGAGGCGCCCCAGAGCGGATCGCAGCAGCCATAA
- a CDS encoding acyl-homoserine-lactone synthase, with protein MDQRAVAGMYRLRHEVFHERLGWEVTDDNGMEHDEFDHANPVYVLAKGDEDEVLGCWRLLPTMGPNMLKDTFPQLLHGQPAPQQADVWELSRFAVTVPKYESAGFGFSEIPVKMMQTLFRFARHNGIKRYVTVTTVAVERLIRKLGVNVSRIGPPIKIGRVLTVACYIEIDAITEFSLFGTLPEHAQREAA; from the coding sequence ATGGACCAACGGGCAGTGGCGGGAATGTATCGGCTGAGGCATGAGGTTTTTCATGAGCGGCTGGGCTGGGAAGTCACCGACGATAACGGCATGGAGCATGATGAGTTCGATCATGCCAATCCGGTGTATGTCCTGGCGAAAGGAGATGAAGATGAGGTGCTGGGTTGCTGGCGTTTGCTTCCGACCATGGGGCCCAACATGTTGAAGGATACTTTCCCTCAGCTATTGCACGGACAGCCGGCACCGCAGCAAGCCGATGTGTGGGAATTAAGCCGATTCGCCGTGACGGTACCGAAATACGAAAGCGCGGGCTTCGGCTTCAGCGAGATCCCCGTAAAGATGATGCAGACGCTATTCCGTTTTGCCCGGCACAACGGCATCAAGCGTTACGTAACCGTGACTACCGTCGCGGTCGAGAGGTTGATACGCAAGCTTGGCGTTAATGTCTCAAGAATAGGGCCGCCTATCAAGATCGGTCGGGTTTTGACGGTGGCTTGTTATATCGAGATCGATGCGATCACGGAGTTTTCCTTGTTCGGCACACTTCCAGAGCATGCACAAAGGGAGGCAGCATGA
- a CDS encoding bacterioferritin-associated ferredoxin has protein sequence MYICVCKGVTDTAIREAVSRGADRMRDLKTCLGVSGQCGICACHAKEVLEKALMQKTLSQHHLHKPTRLYEISPEEAST, from the coding sequence ATGTATATTTGTGTATGCAAAGGTGTAACTGATACCGCAATCCGGGAAGCTGTCTCTCGAGGCGCCGACCGGATGCGGGACTTGAAGACCTGCCTGGGTGTGAGCGGGCAATGCGGAATATGTGCCTGCCATGCCAAGGAGGTGCTGGAAAAAGCACTGATGCAAAAAACCTTGTCGCAACATCATCTACACAAACCCACTCGTTTATACGAGATCTCGCCTGAGGAGGCATCAACATGA
- a CDS encoding multicopper oxidase domain-containing protein codes for MSVGYKGRIMALAIFIIAFCMWIPAQAAQAAVREYWVAAEQTSWNYAPSGQNLLKPDAGLGVWGTTLTYPKYRYIGYTDKTYSKPLPQPTWMGILGPEIRAVVGDTLKVHFLNKTDRPLSMHPHGLFYDKSSEGADGSGMGAAVPPGKSFTYTWVVDADAGPGPADPSSVVWLYHSHVMEDEEANLGLIGTIIVTRQGMARSAADPAPRDVDQEFTTLFMIFNEENGEESGMKHTINGRIFGNLHGYETSLGKRVRWHVVALGNETDNHTVHWHGQTVLDHGRRTDVVEVLPASMTSVDMTPRSAGNWLLHCHVDDHMMAGMSTRWRVLPETK; via the coding sequence ATGAGTGTTGGTTATAAAGGCAGGATTATGGCACTGGCGATTTTTATTATTGCCTTCTGTATGTGGATTCCGGCCCAGGCAGCACAGGCGGCAGTGAGAGAGTACTGGGTAGCGGCGGAGCAAACTTCCTGGAACTACGCGCCATCCGGGCAAAACCTGCTCAAGCCGGATGCCGGGCTCGGGGTATGGGGTACAACGTTGACATACCCTAAATATCGCTATATCGGTTATACAGACAAAACTTATAGCAAACCGCTGCCACAGCCCACATGGATGGGAATTCTGGGGCCGGAGATTCGAGCCGTGGTGGGAGATACCCTCAAAGTTCATTTCCTGAATAAAACCGACCGGCCGCTTTCCATGCATCCGCACGGACTGTTTTACGATAAATCCAGCGAAGGCGCGGATGGCTCAGGTATGGGGGCGGCCGTTCCCCCCGGTAAATCATTTACCTATACCTGGGTGGTGGACGCAGACGCAGGGCCCGGCCCGGCAGACCCTTCATCGGTCGTCTGGCTTTACCACTCTCATGTCATGGAAGATGAAGAAGCAAACCTTGGTCTCATCGGCACTATTATCGTCACGCGGCAGGGCATGGCGCGTTCCGCCGCCGATCCGGCGCCGCGTGACGTGGATCAGGAATTCACGACCCTGTTCATGATCTTCAATGAAGAGAACGGGGAAGAAAGCGGCATGAAGCATACGATCAACGGCCGTATTTTCGGTAATCTGCATGGCTATGAAACAAGTCTGGGAAAGCGCGTCCGCTGGCATGTCGTCGCGCTCGGCAATGAAACTGACAATCATACCGTGCACTGGCATGGGCAGACGGTGCTTGACCATGGACGCCGCACCGATGTGGTCGAGGTGCTGCCCGCCAGCATGACCTCGGTCGACATGACGCCGCGTTCGGCTGGCAACTGGCTGCTGCATTGCCATGTAGACGACCATATGATGGCGGGGATGTCCACGCGTTGGCGCGTCTTGCCTGAAACAAAGTAA
- the bfr gene encoding bacterioferritin, with amino-acid sequence MKSSADIIQWLNRQLQHELTAINQYFLHARMYKNWGFESLGKKEYEESIEEMKHADALIERILFLEGLPNLQELGKLLIGEKAEECVACDLRLEMTSRETLLAAISASEMAKDYVSRELFKEILEDTEEHIDWLETQLDVMQKVGIQNWLQSQM; translated from the coding sequence ATGAAAAGCAGCGCAGACATTATCCAGTGGCTCAACCGCCAACTGCAACACGAATTGACGGCCATCAATCAGTACTTCCTTCATGCCCGCATGTATAAAAACTGGGGTTTTGAAAGCCTGGGCAAAAAAGAATACGAAGAATCAATAGAGGAAATGAAGCATGCCGATGCATTGATCGAGCGTATCCTGTTTCTGGAAGGATTGCCCAATCTGCAAGAGCTCGGCAAGCTCCTGATCGGTGAAAAGGCTGAAGAATGCGTCGCTTGCGACCTCAGGCTCGAAATGACGTCTCGCGAGACTCTGCTGGCCGCCATCTCGGCTTCCGAAATGGCGAAGGATTATGTTTCGCGAGAGCTTTTTAAAGAAATCCTCGAAGACACCGAAGAGCATATCGACTGGCTGGAAACGCAGTTGGATGTAATGCAGAAGGTGGGCATACAGAACTGGCTGCAGAGCCAGATGTAA
- a CDS encoding PepSY-associated TM helix domain-containing protein produces MSTLQSDAPVTVTTPATTQSAAGASAMPRPVTEPRGYLFLSQGMKRGRFLVWLRRTHAWMGLWGAVLGLIFGTSGILLNHRSEMKIPLAAQHETHQTLTPPVGSLQSAEALEAWLRVKFKMPHAKSRIVKKPGGPVPWGGGQINQPENWRVTLTTPNLSLNAEYWQGDMETRVEQKEANAWATLANFHKGTGMSNVWILLTDTLACGLLVLAITGTLLWSRLHGPRLMAAGLIGTVFTSAVVLMLTTLSLS; encoded by the coding sequence ATGAGTACGCTGCAATCCGACGCACCGGTCACTGTAACTACGCCTGCAACCACGCAAAGCGCGGCCGGGGCAAGCGCAATGCCACGCCCGGTTACCGAGCCGCGCGGTTACCTGTTTTTATCGCAGGGTATGAAGCGGGGCCGTTTTCTTGTCTGGCTGCGCCGAACGCACGCCTGGATGGGGTTATGGGGAGCGGTACTCGGCCTGATATTCGGCACTTCCGGTATTCTGTTGAATCATCGTAGCGAGATGAAAATCCCCCTTGCCGCGCAGCACGAAACTCACCAGACGCTCACACCGCCGGTGGGTAGCTTGCAATCGGCGGAAGCGCTGGAAGCCTGGCTGCGCGTGAAATTTAAAATGCCCCACGCCAAATCGCGTATCGTGAAAAAACCCGGCGGTCCGGTTCCCTGGGGCGGCGGCCAGATAAACCAACCCGAAAATTGGCGCGTCACCCTTACCACGCCCAACCTCAGCCTTAATGCGGAATACTGGCAAGGCGACATGGAAACACGCGTCGAGCAGAAAGAAGCCAACGCCTGGGCAACACTGGCCAATTTTCACAAGGGAACCGGCATGTCCAATGTGTGGATATTGCTCACCGATACGCTGGCCTGCGGTTTGCTGGTTCTCGCGATAACCGGCACCTTGCTGTGGAGCCGTCTGCATGGTCCACGGTTGATGGCGGCGGGGTTGATCGGCACGGTATTTACCTCTGCAGTCGTTCTTATGCTCACTACGTTATCGCTGTCATGA
- a CDS encoding ABC transporter ATP-binding protein, with protein sequence MFSEAENIENAGISPRLEKKKNREQQGNEKISKGQSAVSNSNDIAIRVHNLSKCYQIYDKPHDRLKQSLYPRIQRLIGHPPKQYYREFWALKDVSLEVKKGETVGIVGRNGSGKSTLLQIICGTLAPTGGGVETKGRIAALLELGSGFNPEFTGRENIYMNGAVLGLNREEINDRLDAIMSFADIGRFIDQPVKTYSSGMSVRLAFAVQAQVEPDILIVDEALSVGDAKFQAKCFARLQQLIDNGTSILLVTHSSEQIVTHCSSAILLNDGVQLETGEPRQVVNRYMDLLFGKEKRAIDSPSAQPPNTTLQGEIKAEALYQLSDTHDVFATHAGYNPHEYRWGDGSASILDFYLAADDETYPSAITAGQTVTLSVSVKFNCDLLRPILGITIKTKDGVAVSGINSEIADITDLKVFFKKGSVIRARSNFRCGLGPGDYFISLGVATRENEEIIPRDRRYDSIHFVVPPHNQFLGLADLGLSMSILTH encoded by the coding sequence ATGTTCTCTGAAGCTGAAAACATCGAAAATGCTGGCATTTCACCCCGCCTTGAGAAGAAAAAAAATAGAGAACAACAGGGTAACGAAAAAATCAGTAAGGGCCAAAGCGCAGTTTCAAATTCGAATGATATCGCTATCCGCGTCCACAACCTTTCCAAGTGCTACCAGATTTACGACAAACCGCATGACCGCCTCAAGCAATCGCTATACCCGCGCATACAACGACTCATCGGCCATCCTCCTAAACAATATTATCGGGAATTCTGGGCGCTCAAAGACGTTTCACTTGAGGTCAAAAAAGGTGAAACTGTGGGTATTGTTGGGCGAAATGGATCGGGCAAATCCACTCTATTGCAAATCATCTGCGGTACGTTGGCGCCTACCGGGGGGGGTGTGGAAACGAAAGGCCGTATCGCAGCCCTGCTGGAGTTAGGTTCTGGCTTTAACCCCGAATTCACCGGGCGCGAAAATATATACATGAACGGCGCTGTGCTCGGCTTGAATAGAGAAGAAATCAATGACCGTCTTGACGCCATCATGTCATTTGCCGATATCGGACGATTTATTGATCAACCCGTCAAGACTTACTCGAGCGGTATGTCTGTGCGGCTTGCATTTGCCGTACAGGCACAGGTAGAACCCGACATTCTTATCGTGGATGAGGCGCTATCTGTTGGTGATGCGAAATTTCAGGCCAAGTGTTTTGCACGCCTGCAACAATTGATAGATAACGGTACAAGTATTCTGCTCGTCACGCACTCAAGTGAACAGATCGTTACGCATTGTTCTTCTGCAATCCTGCTGAATGATGGCGTACAGCTTGAAACAGGTGAACCACGACAGGTGGTAAACCGTTACATGGACCTGCTATTTGGCAAGGAAAAACGTGCCATTGACTCTCCATCGGCTCAACCGCCTAATACAACTCTACAGGGAGAAATCAAAGCTGAAGCCTTATATCAACTGAGCGATACACATGACGTCTTCGCAACTCATGCAGGTTATAACCCGCATGAGTATCGCTGGGGCGATGGCTCAGCATCTATTCTTGATTTCTATCTGGCCGCGGACGATGAAACCTATCCTTCAGCAATCACTGCTGGGCAAACTGTCACGCTTTCGGTATCTGTGAAATTTAATTGCGATCTATTACGCCCCATTTTAGGCATCACCATCAAAACAAAGGATGGCGTAGCAGTTTCCGGCATTAACTCAGAAATAGCTGATATCACCGACCTGAAAGTATTTTTTAAAAAAGGCTCGGTTATCCGCGCCAGGTCCAATTTTAGATGTGGACTTGGGCCAGGCGATTATTTTATTTCGCTAGGCGTTGCCACCCGCGAAAACGAAGAAATCATTCCGCGTGATCGACGTTATGATTCAATACATTTTGTCGTCCCGCCGCACAATCAATTTCTCGGTCTCGCTGACCTAGGACTCAGCATGTCAATTCTCACTCATTAG
- a CDS encoding peroxiredoxin, with amino-acid sequence MSVLVTHLAPDFTKPAVLPDGTFNDTFNFHTEISGKYAVLFFYPLDFTFVCPSEIIAHSHRAEEFRKRNVEVIGVSVDSQFTHYAWRNTTVDKGGIGPVGITLVADVGGDVMHAYGISHPDHVALRASFLIDKSGVVRHQVVNDLPLGRDVDEMLRMVDALQFHESHGEVCPAGWKTGDPGMKPSPEGVAEYLGAHGSAL; translated from the coding sequence ATGTCAGTACTCGTAACCCATCTCGCGCCCGACTTTACCAAGCCCGCTGTCCTGCCGGATGGTACGTTCAATGATACTTTCAATTTCCATACGGAAATTTCCGGCAAATACGCCGTGCTGTTTTTCTATCCGCTCGATTTCACTTTTGTCTGCCCTTCGGAGATTATTGCTCACTCACATCGGGCGGAAGAGTTCCGCAAACGCAACGTAGAAGTGATCGGCGTATCCGTTGACTCCCAATTCACTCATTATGCCTGGCGCAATACCACGGTGGACAAGGGTGGCATCGGTCCTGTGGGCATCACCCTGGTAGCCGATGTGGGCGGCGATGTCATGCACGCGTATGGCATCAGCCATCCGGATCACGTTGCGCTGCGAGCCTCCTTCCTGATCGATAAAAGTGGTGTCGTGCGCCACCAGGTCGTCAACGATCTGCCGCTTGGGCGCGACGTGGATGAAATGCTGCGCATGGTAGATGCATTGCAGTTCCATGAAAGCCACGGCGAAGTCTGCCCCGCCGGATGGAAAACTGGAGATCCTGGCATGAAGCCGAGCCCTGAGGGGGTAGCAGAATATTTAGGTGCTCACGGCTCGGCGCTGTGA
- the hemP gene encoding hemin uptake protein HemP has product MEKSLTVPEINVDKQNFVLLDRNRRIFSDTLFSQGDEIFIQHQGEQYRLRRTRNGKLILTK; this is encoded by the coding sequence ATGGAAAAGTCACTTACAGTTCCGGAAATCAACGTCGATAAACAGAACTTCGTCTTGCTGGACCGCAACAGGCGCATCTTTAGCGATACCCTGTTTTCGCAGGGAGACGAGATATTTATCCAGCATCAGGGCGAACAATACCGGTTGCGGCGTACCCGTAACGGCAAGCTTATTTTAACCAAATAG
- a CDS encoding ABC transporter permease — MQNFSILPREMAASLWRNRGLIAALVKREVIGRYRGSVMGIAWSFFNPLLMLMIYTFVFSVVFKARWGIGGEESKSDFAIILFVGLIVHGLFAECVNRAPALILSNVNYVKKVIFPLEILPWVAFGSALFHTTISVSVLLAAQLILSHQVPWTAILFPFVLFPLILIAMGFAWFLAAFGVFVRDVGQITGMFTTVLLFLSPVFYPLNALPVEYQSWLQLNPLAFIIEEGRKVLVLGQLPSIGRWSVLTATGMLVAWLGFAWFQKTRKGFADVL; from the coding sequence ATGCAGAATTTCTCCATCTTGCCGCGCGAAATGGCCGCAAGCCTCTGGCGAAATAGGGGGCTAATTGCCGCGCTGGTCAAACGCGAAGTCATCGGGCGCTATCGGGGATCTGTCATGGGCATTGCATGGTCATTCTTCAATCCCTTGCTCATGCTGATGATTTATACATTCGTATTTTCGGTCGTATTTAAAGCACGGTGGGGGATAGGCGGGGAAGAAAGCAAATCTGATTTTGCCATTATTCTCTTCGTCGGATTGATTGTGCACGGGCTTTTCGCGGAATGCGTCAACCGTGCACCTGCATTGATTCTATCCAACGTTAATTACGTAAAGAAAGTAATCTTCCCGCTGGAAATACTCCCATGGGTCGCCTTTGGTTCGGCGCTGTTCCATACTACCATCAGCGTTAGCGTATTATTGGCTGCACAGCTAATACTTAGCCATCAGGTACCATGGACGGCGATTCTTTTCCCTTTCGTCCTGTTTCCGCTGATTTTGATTGCAATGGGTTTCGCGTGGTTTCTCGCAGCTTTTGGCGTGTTTGTGCGCGACGTTGGACAAATCACCGGTATGTTCACTACTGTATTATTATTTCTTTCTCCGGTGTTTTATCCTTTGAATGCCTTGCCAGTCGAATATCAAAGCTGGCTACAACTTAATCCGCTCGCGTTTATCATTGAGGAAGGGCGAAAAGTGCTCGTTTTGGGTCAACTGCCCAGCATCGGACGATGGAGTGTCTTGACAGCAACCGGAATGCTGGTTGCTTGGTTAGGTTTCGCCTGGTTTCAGAAAACACGCAAAGGATTTGCAGATGTTCTCTGA
- a CDS encoding TonB-dependent receptor — protein MKKLSQFEFRRVHVALLLAWVLIPSHAVAQEGIDNPEKNVNPEKTEKKAELPEIKITTGRVRPGTIEDVATTGSKTDTPSRDIPASIAVVPAALLREQGVIDMNDAMRNVSSVQPLMGGGYGFANNFTSRGLALSFFRDNMPDGTAPQNGYYRTMYDVERIEVLKGPGSALFGVAGPGGSINMITKQPQRTPSMTAGTMIGSFGTYNGFVDLTGPVGDRVAGRVISDIEHADGFRGLERNIYEVSPSFIWRLADDKTLLIDYDHRDIHIKPDNYGTVFDGNSQLSVSRNNRYYSPFNRTSNIINRISAVHNWTISDNLTMRTAFSYDARTLDMIRNGGGNQACGSVKNSLCDIPGPGVITGRDARHQLDNSAFATFQNEFIWKTSTGPVKHTFLGGFEYKNTDIATARSDFKLGNLNLFNPVDLQTSLNSPGVSGPTLMFDRRINSDQTSFYAQDQIDLSEQFKLRLGIRNDLVQWSDKGLQYNTVSKTPQYREIVQTKSITTYSTGGVYQPTKNLAFYAGYSTGAFVNLTTEAQAVSNAPETSDQIEVGAKTMLLDGRADVNVALFQSSRNNYFITLPGSGANATPDGKDRSRGVEVTMSLRPIDGLSIIGNGVWMDPETQARNVATNAVLGISRSVFGGRPVGVATNMASLWNSYQIQSGIARGVTLGFGVTYKGNSYADTLNLLKVPSYVVYDAAISYRIKQVELAVNVKNLTNKTYYTNPTFAGALPGNPLSAFGSIRFNFN, from the coding sequence ATGAAAAAACTGTCCCAGTTCGAATTCCGGCGCGTCCATGTGGCCTTGTTGCTGGCGTGGGTACTTATACCATCGCATGCGGTAGCCCAGGAAGGCATCGACAATCCGGAAAAAAACGTCAACCCCGAAAAAACCGAGAAAAAAGCGGAGTTGCCGGAAATCAAGATTACTACCGGCCGGGTCCGCCCCGGCACGATTGAGGATGTGGCGACGACCGGAAGCAAGACGGACACGCCGTCGCGCGATATTCCCGCAAGCATTGCCGTCGTGCCAGCCGCGCTGTTGCGCGAGCAGGGCGTGATCGACATGAATGACGCCATGCGCAACGTCAGCAGTGTGCAGCCTCTGATGGGGGGCGGCTATGGGTTTGCCAATAACTTTACGTCACGTGGCTTGGCGCTGAGCTTTTTTCGTGACAACATGCCTGACGGAACCGCGCCGCAAAACGGTTATTACCGCACCATGTACGATGTCGAGCGTATCGAGGTGTTGAAAGGCCCGGGTTCTGCGCTGTTTGGCGTCGCCGGCCCCGGCGGCAGCATCAACATGATTACCAAACAGCCGCAAAGGACGCCCAGTATGACTGCGGGAACCATGATCGGCAGCTTCGGCACCTATAACGGATTCGTGGACCTGACAGGGCCCGTGGGGGACCGCGTTGCCGGACGCGTCATTTCGGATATAGAGCATGCCGACGGTTTCCGCGGACTCGAGCGGAATATCTACGAAGTATCCCCTAGTTTCATCTGGCGACTGGCGGACGATAAAACGCTCCTGATAGACTACGACCATCGCGACATACATATCAAACCGGATAATTACGGTACCGTTTTTGATGGTAATTCCCAGCTATCCGTCTCTCGCAACAACCGCTATTACAGCCCGTTCAACCGGACCAGCAATATAATCAATCGCATCAGCGCCGTCCATAACTGGACAATATCCGATAACCTGACCATGCGTACGGCATTCTCATACGATGCCCGGACACTGGATATGATTCGAAATGGAGGGGGGAATCAGGCTTGTGGAAGTGTGAAGAATTCGCTTTGTGATATACCCGGACCCGGCGTGATTACTGGACGCGATGCGCGCCATCAACTCGATAATTCGGCGTTCGCCACCTTTCAGAATGAATTCATCTGGAAAACAAGTACGGGACCAGTAAAGCATACCTTCCTGGGCGGGTTCGAATACAAGAATACCGACATTGCCACCGCCCGTTCCGATTTTAAACTTGGCAACCTCAATCTATTCAATCCGGTCGACCTGCAAACTTCACTAAACTCGCCTGGGGTTTCAGGACCTACGCTCATGTTCGACCGCAGGATCAATAGTGATCAAACCTCTTTTTATGCGCAGGATCAGATCGATTTGAGCGAGCAATTCAAGCTGCGTCTCGGCATTCGAAATGATCTGGTCCAGTGGAGCGACAAGGGTCTTCAATATAATACGGTTTCGAAGACTCCTCAATATCGTGAAATAGTACAGACTAAATCGATAACTACCTACTCGACAGGTGGCGTCTATCAACCCACCAAGAATCTGGCTTTTTACGCAGGCTATAGCACGGGGGCTTTCGTCAACCTGACGACCGAGGCCCAGGCAGTATCGAATGCGCCGGAAACCTCGGATCAGATAGAAGTGGGGGCGAAAACCATGCTGCTGGATGGCAGGGCAGACGTGAACGTGGCGCTGTTTCAAAGCAGCCGCAACAATTATTTCATCACTCTGCCAGGTAGCGGTGCTAACGCAACGCCGGATGGAAAAGATCGATCGCGGGGTGTGGAAGTGACCATGAGCCTGCGTCCGATTGACGGCTTGAGCATCATAGGTAACGGGGTGTGGATGGATCCGGAAACACAGGCACGCAATGTGGCAACCAATGCTGTTCTTGGCATATCGAGAAGTGTTTTCGGCGGCCGCCCAGTAGGCGTTGCTACCAATATGGCCAGTTTGTGGAACAGCTACCAGATTCAAAGCGGGATTGCGCGGGGCGTAACATTGGGCTTTGGCGTGACCTATAAAGGCAACAGTTATGCCGACACTTTAAACCTGCTGAAGGTGCCGTCTTACGTCGTGTATGATGCGGCCATTTCTTATCGTATCAAACAGGTGGAACTCGCGGTCAACGTAAAAAACCTGACCAATAAGACCTATTATACCAATCCCACGTTTGCGGGCGCCTTGCCTGGCAATCCCCTCAGCGCCTTCGGTAGCATCCGTTTCAACTTTAATTGA